The Neosynechococcus sphagnicola sy1 region TTACCCGTTATCTACCTGGGAATTTTGTTGGTTTTGCTGGGAGTCGCTGCTTGGGCGATTTTGCAACAGGTACTCAAAACCCGTAAGACTGAAAGTACCCTCACCGAGCTCCAGCGGAAACTCAGTAAAGAGAAGGGAACTGCCCAAGACTACTTTGAACTAGGCACCATCCTTTTAGATAAGAAGATTTATGCTCAAGCGATCACTCAGCTCCAGAAGTCGCTGAAAGCTGAGAGTCTGGACACGGCTACCGATGCTGCTCTGGTTTACAATGCCCTAGGGTTTGCCTATTTTGCCCAAGAACAGTATGACTTGGCGATTCGCAACTACAAAGAGTCGGTGAAATTAGTGCCGGACTATACGACCGCGCTCAATAATTTGGGCCACGCTTACGAACGCAAAAAACTCACCAGTCAAGCGTTAGAAGCCTATGAGCAAGTCTTGGCTCTGGAACCCAACAATACCACTGCTAAGCGCCGAGCTGCTTCGTTGCGGAAGCTGGTAACCCCTGCTGCTTGAACGGTTTATCTTAGGCTGGGGATGCTAGATCGCTCACGTTTCTGCAGTTGGACAGCCAAGCGGCACCAGTATCTAGCTCTCCCCCAAGAATGGATGATCGTTGCGGGGCAAAGTCAGGTATTTTTAGAATGATTTGGCCTTTGTGGAGTTGCGGTTGCCTGCCGTTCCATGGTTCTGAACTTTTACCCCGTCTACCTATGAGAATTCTTGTTACGGGTGGAGCTGGCTTCATTGGTTCCCATCTCATTGATCGATTAATGGCTGAAAATCATGAAGTCCTTTGCCTGGATAACTTTTACACCGGACATAAGCACAACATCCTCAAGTGGTTAAGCTCCCCCAACTTTGATCTGCTCCGCCACGACATCACTGAACCGATTCGTCTGGAAGTTGATCAAATTTACCACTTAGCCTGTCCGGCCTCACCGATTCACTACCAGTACAACCCGATCAAAACGGCTAAAATCAGCTTTTTGGGAACCATGAATATGCTGGGGTTGGCGAAGCGAGTCAAGGCTCGGATTCTGTTGGCCTCCACCTCAGAAGTTTACGGTGACCCGGATGTGCATCCCCAGGCAGAGGAGTACTGGGGCAATGTCAACCCCATTGGGATTCGCAGTTGTTATGACGAAGGCAAACGAGTTGCTGAGACCCTTGCCTTTGATTACCATCGCCAAAATGATGTCCAGATTCGCGTGGCGCGGATCTTTAATACCTACGGCCCCCGGATGCTAGAGAACGATGGTCGGGTCGTCAGTAATTTTGTCGTGCAGGCGCTGCGCCATCAATCTCTGACAGTGTATGGGGACGGTTCTCAAACCCGCAGTTTTTGCTACGTCTCAGACTTGGTGGACGGCCTGATTCGGTTGATGAACGGGGAACACACTGGCCCCATCAACCTGGGGAACCCAGATGAATACACGATTTTACAACTGGCAAAAACCGTGTTGCAGATGGTGAATCCAGATCTGACCATTGAGTTTAAGCCCCTTCCCCAGGATGATCCCCGCCGCCGCCGCCCTGACATTACCCGCGCCCAATCCTTTTTGGGCTGGCAGCCAACGGTACCGTTGCAGGAAGGACTGAAACTGACGGTTGAAGACTTTCATGCCCGAGTCAGTCGGGAGGCATGCGCCCCGAAATCCAGCAGTGCTGCTTCCACCCTGGGTTCTTAGCTACTGAAACGATTCATCGCTTGTCTTGAGAAGGATTGTCCGTTATGCGTGTTTGTGTCATCGGTACAGGATACGTCGGTCTGGTTACAGGAGCCTGCCTTGCATTTATTGGTCACCAGGTCATCTGCGTTGATAACAATGAAGAAAAAGTCAAATTGATGAAAGCCGGGCAGTCTCCGATCTTTGAGCCTGGCTTATCTGAGATTATGCAGGCGGCTATCCAATCCCAGCGTATCGAATTTACAACCGACCTGGCAGCCGGAGTCAAGCACGGCGAGATCCTGTTTATTGCCGTTGGTACCCCCGCCTTACCCAATGGCGAAAGCGACACTCGCTATGTGGAGGCGGTGGCTCGGGGCATTGGTCTCCATCTCAATGGGGGCTATAAGGTAATTGTGAATAAATCTACAGTGCCCATTGGTTCAGGAGACTGGGTGCGGATGATTGTTCTGGATGGGGTGGCCGAGCGCCAGCAAACCCTGGTGACCGCGACTGATCTGGCCTCGGCCTCGGCAGCTCCGGTGGAGTTTGATGTCGTCAGCAACCCAGAGTTTTTACGGGAAGGCTCTGCAGTATTCGACACCTTTAATCCCGATCGGATTGTCCTCGGTAGTAATAATGCCCGGGCGATCGCCCTGATGGAGGAACTCTATGCCCCCATTACAGCTCGTCAGATTCAGGTTCCCAGCCATATTCCAGTGGAGATGCTCCCCCCCTCAAGGGCCAATTCCAGTAGTGGTAACCGATCTCAGCTCTGCGGAGATGATCAAGTACGCTGCCAACGCCTTTTTAGCTACCAAGATTAGTTTTATTAACGAGGTTGCCAATATCTGCGATCGCGTCGGGGCAGATGTAACCCAGATTGCCAAAGGGATTGGCTTGGACTCGCGCATTGGTGGCAAGTTCTTACAGGCTGGCATCGGTTGGGGGGGATCTTGCTTCCCCAAGGATGTAGCGGCTCTGATCCACACTGCCGACGATTATGGTTACGACGCTCAACTCCTGAAAGCAGCGGTTAGCGTTAACCAGCGCCAGCGCTTGATCGCGGTTGAAAAGCTCCAGCAGGTCTTGAAAATTCTCAAGGGAAAAACAGTGGGTCTCTTAGGACTCACGTTTAAGCCCGATACCGATGATATGCGCGATGCCCCCTCTCTCAACCTGATTGAACAGTTGAGTCGCCTTGGAACCAAAGTCAAAGCCTATGATCCGATTGTCGCTCAAACAGGGTTGCGCCACGGGCTGTCCAACGTGTTGGTCGAGACCGATCCTGAACGGTTGGCCGATGGATGCGATGCCTTGGTGCTGGTTACTGAATGGCAACAGTTTCGCACCCTAGATTACAAGACAATGGCAGCCTTGATGACCAACCCAGTGATGATCGATGGTCGGAATTTCCTCGATCAAGTTGCCCTCGAACAGGCAGGCTTCCGCTACCTGGGTATTGGTCGCTAACCGACAGGGTGCAAACCCACACCCCAGCAGGTAGAGGCTGCCACCGAATTCAGGCCGCCAATGCTCCTACCTGCTCCCGAAACTGGGTCACTGAAGTCTGTCGCAGCCAGTCAACTTCTCCTGGGCTAAACACATGGCGGGGCTGGGCACTAATCAGCGCCAAATAATCACCTGTCGAGCAGCGAACCAGGAGGGCTGACTGAGCCTTGAGGCGAATTGTGAAATACTCCAGCCCCTCTAAAGCAAAGGAAGATGCCAGCATCATCCGTAATCCAATGGCTAAAAATATGCTTTGGACACAGTCTTGATCCTCTACGGTGTTGCCCAGACTATCTATGCCTTGAATCAACAGTCCATTTTTATCAAATAACATTAAACCCAGATGGCCCGATGGAGATTTACCTACCGATAACTTGATCCCTGGTGTTTTCATTGCTGGTTTTGTTAGAGTTCGTCGTTTTGCCTTAAAAAGTTTGATTTTGAAGGAGCTGCCATCTAAAATGTTCATGAAATGTTTGCAGCCCCAGGTTTTGCTAATTATACAAAAGTTGACGTTTTGTGCATAGTTTTTTTAACTATTCTTGAGCTTCACAAAAATTTGTATTGAGTGAAATCTAGCGGGGATCAAGAATCTGTGAATTTTGACCTGTGGGC contains the following coding sequences:
- a CDS encoding UDP-glucuronic acid decarboxylase family protein, with the protein product MRILVTGGAGFIGSHLIDRLMAENHEVLCLDNFYTGHKHNILKWLSSPNFDLLRHDITEPIRLEVDQIYHLACPASPIHYQYNPIKTAKISFLGTMNMLGLAKRVKARILLASTSEVYGDPDVHPQAEEYWGNVNPIGIRSCYDEGKRVAETLAFDYHRQNDVQIRVARIFNTYGPRMLENDGRVVSNFVVQALRHQSLTVYGDGSQTRSFCYVSDLVDGLIRLMNGEHTGPINLGNPDEYTILQLAKTVLQMVNPDLTIEFKPLPQDDPRRRRPDITRAQSFLGWQPTVPLQEGLKLTVEDFHARVSREACAPKSSSAASTLGS
- a CDS encoding UDP-glucose dehydrogenase family protein, whose amino-acid sequence is MIKYAANAFLATKISFINEVANICDRVGADVTQIAKGIGLDSRIGGKFLQAGIGWGGSCFPKDVAALIHTADDYGYDAQLLKAAVSVNQRQRLIAVEKLQQVLKILKGKTVGLLGLTFKPDTDDMRDAPSLNLIEQLSRLGTKVKAYDPIVAQTGLRHGLSNVLVETDPERLADGCDALVLVTEWQQFRTLDYKTMAALMTNPVMIDGRNFLDQVALEQAGFRYLGIGR
- a CDS encoding tetratricopeptide repeat protein; the protein is MDEILPVIYLGILLVLLGVAAWAILQQVLKTRKTESTLTELQRKLSKEKGTAQDYFELGTILLDKKIYAQAITQLQKSLKAESLDTATDAALVYNALGFAYFAQEQYDLAIRNYKESVKLVPDYTTALNNLGHAYERKKLTSQALEAYEQVLALEPNNTTAKRRAASLRKLVTPAA